Genomic DNA from Ilyobacter polytropus DSM 2926:
TAATTTCCAGTCGTCCTCTGCAAGGAGTATTTTTTTATCCATATTTTCCTCCAATTAAAATCTTTTTAAATATTTGATATCAAAGATCTTTCTCTGCTATTATTATCCTTACCACATCAAAAAAAAGATCTTTTCTTTCTGTTATTTTGAATCCGGATTTTTCTATATTTTTTTGGGTCTTTCTTATCATAGAAGTTCCCAAAAAGAATTTTGACATAATATTCATCATAAAAAGAAAGATGTTTATCAGCGGATTTTTACTTCTCATATGTTCTAAAAAAAGTACCTTCCCTCCAGGCTTTATAACCCTGTATATTTCTTTCAAACCTGCTACAGGATCAGGGACGGTACAAAATACACAAGTTGATACAGCACAGTCAAAGCTATTATCCTCAAAAGCCATAGTCTGTACATCCATTTCTTTAAGTTTAATATTTGTGATATTATTTTTTTTAATTACTTTTTTTGATTTTTCCAGCATGTTTTTGCTGAAGTCTATTCCTATAACTGAAGTTTTTTCAGAGTAATAGGGAAGATTTGCTCCTGTTCCCACTCCTACTTCTAAGACTTCACCCTGTGCGAGAGATATTAGATCTTTTCTATATTTATTGAAAAACAACATTTTTTCCATTCTATCATAAATTTTAGCTACTTTGTCATATTTATCTTTTGTATTCATATAAATCTCCCTTTATACATTATTATCCTTTATTTGTGTGACGAATTTGTGTCATCCTTTAGAAAAGGTTGTTTCAAAAGGAAATAAAACTTTTGGTACCCTTCTTCATTATACCCAGGTATTCCGTATTTTGAAGTTGAAAATTTTCCCTGGGGTGTGAAACTTCTGAAAATTTTGTCCCAGAATATAAGGAAAGATGAGTAATTTGAGTTGCTCTCTTTATATTTTATGGAATGGTGTATTCTGTGAAGATATGGGGTCACGATTACTTTAGATAAAATGATATCAATTTTTACAGGTATTTTGATATTACTGTGGTGGAAATAAACGTTGCCGTTTAGAATCACCTCGTACATTAATACCGCCTCTATACTTATTCCTAGCAGTGCTATAGGTACTAATCTAAAAATGTTCCCCAAAAAAATCTCGATAATGTGAAATCTAAGGGCTGAAGTTGAATTTAAAAATTTATCAGTGTGGTGGACATTGTGAAATCGTCTCAAAAAATTTATATTGTGAAGAAGTCGGTGCCAGGTGTAATTAGTAAGGTCTAACAAAAGTATTTCTAATAACAAAATCATATTTGTGTTTAGAGAAATTAGATTAAAAAGACCCCAATTGTTTTTTTCAAAAAATGATACTACTGCATAGACTGTAAGTATGGCTATTAGGCGTCCTAAAACTGTATTTATAATTCCGATTTTTATATTTGTTTCGTCGTGTTGCTTTGACCGTTTACTGTTATCCATCTGAGGCTGCAATCGCTCAAGAGCGAAAAAAAATAGAAATATAAATAAAAGTAGCAGTCCTCTATCCAATTTATCCACCTCCTTAAAAAATTTCTTGATTATATGATAAATTATTTTAACTAAATTTTTTTATTAAAGAGAAAAATTATCCGTTTTATAAAAAAAAGTCCCTGATAACTCAGGGACTGACAGTTTAGTGTCTTTTTATTTTTAGATTTGTTTTTTCAGGGAGCTTGCTAAGATGTATGTGCCTATGCTCTGCTACCAATGACAATCTATCTATAATAGCTCCTAAGTCTGATGAGTCAAATATCTCTTTAAACCTTTCTTTTTCTAATAAGGAATCTTTAAATTCATAGCTACATGGACTTTGGGGTTTGAAAACTATGGCATCTGAATATATTTTTTCTCCTAATACCTCGCTCAAAAGATCTGC
This window encodes:
- a CDS encoding class I SAM-dependent methyltransferase, translated to MNTKDKYDKVAKIYDRMEKMLFFNKYRKDLISLAQGEVLEVGVGTGANLPYYSEKTSVIGIDFSKNMLEKSKKVIKKNNITNIKLKEMDVQTMAFEDNSFDCAVSTCVFCTVPDPVAGLKEIYRVIKPGGKVLFLEHMRSKNPLINIFLFMMNIMSKFFLGTSMIRKTQKNIEKSGFKITERKDLFFDVVRIIIAEKDL
- a CDS encoding sterol desaturase family protein — its product is MDRGLLLLFIFLFFFALERLQPQMDNSKRSKQHDETNIKIGIINTVLGRLIAILTVYAVVSFFEKNNWGLFNLISLNTNMILLLEILLLDLTNYTWHRLLHNINFLRRFHNVHHTDKFLNSTSALRFHIIEIFLGNIFRLVPIALLGISIEAVLMYEVILNGNVYFHHSNIKIPVKIDIILSKVIVTPYLHRIHHSIKYKESNSNYSSFLIFWDKIFRSFTPQGKFSTSKYGIPGYNEEGYQKFYFLLKQPFLKDDTNSSHK